The Pseudomonadota bacterium genome contains a region encoding:
- a CDS encoding alkaline phosphatase family protein, with protein sequence MATRAKNVLFIMADQLRWDYLSCYGATHIHTPNLDRLAARGVRFDRAYVQSPICGPSRMSYYTGRYVRSHGSTWNGFPLRVGEPTMGDHLRELGVVSTLVGKTHMTPDRDGMARLGIEPESVIGARVAECGFEVMVRDDGTNHSDYPGRCAEDYDAYLRSHGMDGDNPWEEWANSAEGPDGELLSGWMLENAPYPARVPKEHSETAWLTTRGIEFIEAQGDAPWLCHLSYIKPHWPYLVPAPYNDMYSAADLPPVNRTQAERETDHPLMQAWVNMRVSHSFSRDAIRDTVAPVYMGLISELDDQLGRLFDYLEASGRFEDTMVVFCSDHGDNMGDHWMGEKDLFHDCSARVPMIICDPRPEADATRGTSTDRLVEAIDLLPTFIDFYEGTQKPHITEGRSLEPLLHGREVAWRDHVISEYDYATRDARRAVGVDQNDARLAMVFDGRWKVIFVETMRPILFDLETDPDETHDLGADPAYADQIARLSALHFDWARQHHNRITRSSDIIEAMTDAREPPGILIGYANRQELEDDGLPFPDHASQ encoded by the coding sequence GTGGCGACCCGGGCGAAGAACGTGCTTTTTATCATGGCGGACCAGTTGCGCTGGGACTACCTGAGTTGTTACGGCGCCACGCACATCCACACGCCGAACCTGGATCGGCTTGCGGCGCGTGGGGTGCGGTTCGACCGGGCCTATGTGCAGTCGCCGATCTGCGGGCCGAGCCGGATGAGCTACTACACCGGCCGCTACGTGCGCAGCCACGGCTCGACCTGGAATGGCTTTCCGCTGCGGGTCGGCGAGCCGACGATGGGCGACCACCTGCGCGAGCTCGGCGTGGTCAGCACCCTCGTGGGCAAGACCCACATGACGCCGGACCGGGATGGCATGGCGCGGCTTGGCATCGAGCCTGAGAGTGTGATCGGCGCGCGGGTCGCCGAGTGCGGTTTTGAGGTGATGGTGCGCGACGACGGCACCAACCACTCCGACTACCCGGGCCGCTGCGCCGAGGACTACGACGCCTACCTCCGCAGCCACGGAATGGACGGTGATAACCCCTGGGAGGAATGGGCGAATTCGGCCGAGGGGCCGGACGGTGAATTGCTCTCGGGCTGGATGCTGGAGAACGCACCGTACCCGGCGCGTGTGCCGAAGGAACACTCGGAGACCGCCTGGCTGACGACGCGCGGCATCGAGTTCATCGAGGCGCAGGGCGACGCGCCGTGGCTCTGCCACCTCAGCTACATCAAACCGCACTGGCCCTACCTCGTGCCGGCGCCCTACAACGACATGTATTCGGCGGCGGACCTGCCGCCGGTCAACCGCACGCAGGCCGAACGCGAGACCGACCACCCCTTGATGCAGGCCTGGGTCAACATGCGGGTCAGCCACAGCTTCTCACGCGACGCGATCCGCGACACGGTGGCGCCCGTCTACATGGGACTCATCTCGGAGCTCGACGACCAGCTCGGTCGGCTGTTCGACTACCTCGAGGCGAGCGGCCGATTCGAGGACACGATGGTGGTCTTCTGCTCCGATCACGGCGACAACATGGGCGACCACTGGATGGGCGAGAAGGACCTCTTCCACGATTGCTCGGCGCGCGTGCCGATGATCATCTGCGACCCGCGGCCCGAGGCCGACGCGACGCGCGGCACCAGCACGGACCGCCTGGTCGAGGCCATCGACTTGCTGCCGACCTTCATCGATTTCTACGAGGGCACGCAGAAGCCGCACATCACCGAGGGCCGCTCGCTCGAGCCGCTGCTGCACGGCCGCGAGGTCGCCTGGCGGGACCACGTGATTTCGGAGTACGACTACGCCACGCGCGACGCGCGCCGGGCCGTCGGGGTCGACCAGAACGACGCGCGGCTCGCGATGGTGTTCGACGGGCGTTGGAAAGTCATATTCGTCGAGACCATGCGGCCGATCCTCTTCGACCTCGAGACCGACCCGGATGAGACCCACGACCTCGGCGCGGACCCGGCCTACGCTGACCAGATCGCGCGCTTGTCGGCGCTGCACTTCGACTGGGCGCGGCAACACCACAACCGCATCACGCGCAGCAGTGACATCATCGAGGCGATGACCGACGCACGCGAGCCGCCCGGCATCCTGATCGGCTACGCCAATCGGCAGGAGCTCGAGGACGACGGTTTGCCGTTCCCGGACCACGCCTCACAGTAG
- a CDS encoding BCCT family transporter — protein MAIKPPFTDLQIVRSTTGFYQGHSIEIALLSKAIMIGLVLWALISPGNANSVLGALNWSLLEGFNTFYILIVGSFIFFLVVLAVLPQTGKRQLGPPGEKPEFSDFSWFSMMFGAGLGVGLMVFATAEPLGLWGSNPVVLSGAVDANSEAALESAYRYTYLHYGFHAWAIYVVTGLSLAYYAYTRDMPLTIRSALTPLFGRFLNGFLGHIVDVLGVVATILGVSVTIGYGVSQFIDGLYAITGMDWIMNLSGETPAPSTVGLLAGLFVIMGLSIISAVSGVGRGVKYLSNLNLVLSLILLMTFVVFGSFVFAMSTYVTAFIDYMVNFFGLSFLAYSPQSATDFASALPADAAPYADALRGGATNAWGSFDGFTSGLEGEAAALSGDALQAAYAAGEPGRQFGWQAGWTTFYWAWWIAFSPFVGLFLARISKGRTVREFIVGCVFAPALVCFAWMTILGGTAIDLELNGGAEGVIIGASNTAKLFVTLGQMLDGGLLTGISVMCVVLILTFLVTSADSGILVMNTIMSGGDQDVGNKHKVVWGVILTAVIGSLIVAAGETNPMDALRNAMIIGALPFTMVMGLMCLSLAKALYRDGLRRQG, from the coding sequence ATGGCAATCAAGCCCCCGTTTACCGATTTGCAGATCGTGCGATCGACAACCGGGTTCTACCAGGGCCACTCGATCGAGATCGCCTTGTTGAGCAAGGCCATCATGATCGGCCTCGTGCTCTGGGCGCTGATCTCGCCGGGCAACGCCAACAGCGTGCTGGGCGCCCTGAACTGGAGTCTACTCGAAGGCTTCAACACCTTTTACATTCTCATCGTCGGCAGCTTCATCTTCTTTCTGGTGGTGCTGGCGGTGTTGCCGCAAACGGGCAAACGCCAGCTTGGCCCGCCGGGCGAGAAGCCCGAGTTCTCCGACTTCTCCTGGTTCTCGATGATGTTCGGCGCCGGCCTCGGTGTCGGTCTGATGGTGTTCGCCACTGCCGAGCCGCTTGGCCTCTGGGGCTCGAACCCGGTGGTGCTCTCCGGTGCCGTTGACGCCAACTCCGAGGCTGCGCTGGAGTCGGCCTACCGCTACACCTACCTGCACTACGGTTTCCACGCCTGGGCCATCTACGTGGTCACCGGCCTGTCGCTCGCCTACTACGCCTACACGCGCGACATGCCGCTGACCATCCGCTCGGCGCTGACGCCGCTGTTCGGCCGTTTCCTCAACGGCTTCCTCGGCCACATCGTCGACGTGCTCGGCGTGGTCGCGACCATCCTCGGCGTGTCGGTGACCATCGGCTACGGTGTCTCGCAGTTCATCGACGGCCTCTACGCCATCACCGGCATGGACTGGATCATGAACCTCAGCGGCGAGACCCCGGCGCCAAGCACGGTCGGCCTGCTTGCGGGCCTCTTCGTGATCATGGGCCTCTCGATCATCTCGGCGGTCTCGGGTGTCGGGCGCGGGGTCAAGTACCTCTCCAACCTGAACCTCGTGCTCTCCTTGATCCTGCTGATGACCTTCGTGGTGTTCGGCTCCTTTGTCTTCGCGATGAGCACCTACGTCACGGCCTTCATCGACTACATGGTCAACTTCTTCGGCCTGAGCTTCCTCGCCTACAGCCCGCAGTCGGCGACCGATTTTGCCAGCGCCTTGCCGGCCGACGCGGCACCCTACGCCGACGCCTTGCGCGGTGGTGCAACCAACGCCTGGGGCTCCTTTGACGGCTTCACCTCGGGGCTCGAAGGCGAGGCAGCAGCGCTCTCGGGTGACGCCCTGCAAGCCGCCTATGCCGCGGGCGAGCCGGGCCGGCAGTTCGGCTGGCAGGCCGGCTGGACCACCTTCTACTGGGCCTGGTGGATCGCGTTCTCGCCCTTCGTCGGCTTGTTCCTCGCGCGCATCTCCAAGGGCCGCACGGTGCGCGAGTTCATCGTCGGCTGCGTGTTCGCCCCGGCGCTGGTCTGCTTCGCCTGGATGACCATCCTCGGCGGCACCGCGATTGACCTCGAGCTGAACGGCGGCGCCGAAGGCGTGATCATCGGCGCGTCGAACACCGCAAAGCTCTTCGTCACCCTCGGGCAGATGCTCGACGGCGGCCTGCTGACCGGCATCTCCGTCATGTGCGTTGTGCTGATCCTGACCTTCCTCGTGACCTCGGCCGACTCGGGCATTCTCGTCATGAACACCATCATGTCGGGCGGTGACCAGGACGTCGGCAACAAGCACAAGGTGGTCTGGGGCGTGATCCTGACCGCGGTCATCGGCTCGTTGATCGTCGCCGCCGGCGAGACCAACCCGATGGACGCGCTGCGCAACGCCATGATCATCGGCGCGCTGCCGTTCACCATGGTGATGGGCCTGATGTGCCTCTCGCTCGCGAAGGCGCTCTACCGCGACGGGCTGCGTCGCCAGGGCTGA
- a CDS encoding MFS transporter — MLKDRGILLLAVGETLVWAGLYYVFPALLLRWEADLGWSKVDLTGALALAVLASGVASPVSGRLIDRGRGPQLMACSAALGGCGLLVLSQVTTLSAFYACWLVIGLSLSGCLYEPCFALVTRARGSEAKRGIVVITLFAGFAGTLSFPLAHLISNAYGWRTTAVVFAVGVITVVAPMLWAGARRVEAGGHALRSAAPPETTTDRPFLQRPAFWLLAAGFSLLAVVHGATLHHLLPILAESGWSADAAVFAAACIGPSQVAGRLAMVAIGNRVSNHALTVTACLAIGLSVVLLQLSNGAPVLLGLAILAFGGAYGTVSILRPVVARDILGGAQFGAKSGALALPYLVGSALAPFLGALVWRIGGYATLLPCLAGLAAVGCALYVRAHRSPR; from the coding sequence ATGCTGAAAGACCGCGGCATCCTGCTGTTGGCCGTGGGCGAAACGCTGGTCTGGGCGGGTTTGTACTATGTGTTTCCGGCGCTGCTGTTGCGCTGGGAGGCGGACCTCGGCTGGTCGAAGGTTGACCTGACCGGCGCGCTCGCGCTTGCGGTGCTCGCCTCCGGGGTGGCCTCGCCGGTCAGCGGCCGGCTGATCGACCGCGGCAGGGGCCCGCAGCTCATGGCGTGCTCGGCCGCGCTCGGCGGCTGCGGGCTGCTGGTGTTGTCCCAGGTGACGACGCTCTCGGCCTTCTACGCGTGTTGGCTCGTCATCGGCTTGAGCCTCTCGGGCTGCCTGTACGAGCCGTGCTTCGCGCTCGTGACCCGCGCGCGCGGCAGCGAGGCCAAACGCGGCATCGTTGTGATCACCCTGTTCGCGGGTTTCGCCGGCACGCTGAGCTTCCCGCTCGCCCACCTGATTTCCAATGCCTACGGCTGGCGCACCACGGCTGTGGTGTTCGCCGTCGGCGTGATCACCGTGGTGGCGCCGATGCTCTGGGCCGGGGCGCGCCGCGTCGAGGCCGGCGGCCACGCCCTGCGGTCTGCGGCGCCACCGGAGACGACAACAGACCGCCCGTTTCTGCAGCGCCCCGCGTTCTGGCTGTTGGCGGCCGGGTTCAGCCTGCTCGCGGTGGTGCACGGTGCAACACTCCACCACCTGCTGCCGATTCTCGCGGAGAGCGGCTGGTCGGCCGACGCCGCCGTGTTCGCGGCCGCGTGCATCGGACCGTCGCAGGTGGCCGGGCGGCTCGCGATGGTTGCGATCGGCAACCGCGTGTCGAACCACGCGCTCACGGTCACCGCGTGCCTCGCGATCGGCCTGTCAGTGGTGCTGCTGCAATTGAGCAACGGCGCGCCGGTGCTGCTCGGACTCGCAATCCTCGCGTTCGGCGGCGCCTACGGCACCGTCAGCATCCTGCGCCCGGTGGTGGCACGTGACATCCTCGGCGGCGCGCAGTTCGGCGCCAAGTCCGGCGCCCTCGCGCTGCCCTACCTCGTGGGCTCGGCGCTCGCGCCCTTCCTCGGCGCGCTGGTCTGGCGCATCGGCGGATACGCCACCCTGCTGCCCTGCCTCGCCGGCCTCGCCGCAGTGGGCTGCGCGCTGTATGTGCGCGCGCACCGCAGCCCGCGTTGA